The proteins below are encoded in one region of Phaseolus vulgaris cultivar G19833 chromosome 1, P. vulgaris v2.0, whole genome shotgun sequence:
- the LOC137813311 gene encoding 14 kDa proline-rich protein DC2.15-like, with protein MASNKLIATIFVLSLLASSTNACGTCTPKASPPPPSGKCPKDTLKLGACADILGLVNIVVGSPVSSKCCALLSGLADLEAALCLCTAIKANVLGINLNVPITLSVLLSACQKTVPSGFQCP; from the coding sequence ATGGCTTCCAACAAGCTTATTGCCACCATCTTTGTGCTTTCTCTCCTTGCCTCATCAACCAATGCATGTGGCACATGCACTCCCAAGGCTTCTCCCCCTCCTCCATCAGGGAAGTGCCCAAAGGACACATTAAAGCTAGGGGCTTGTGCAGACATTCTAGGACTTGTTAATATTGTTGTTGGCTCACCTGTCTCCAGCAAGTGTTGTGCATTGCTTTCGGGTTTGGCTGATCTAGAGGCTGCACTTTGCCTCTGCACTGCCATCAAGGCCAATGTGCTTGGAATCAACTTGAATGTGCCTATCACACTCAGTGTGCTACTCAGTGCTTGCCAAAAAACAGTTCCTTCTGGCTTCCAATGTCCATAG